Proteins from a single region of Gammaproteobacteria bacterium:
- a CDS encoding peroxiredoxin produces the protein MSTVTVGQAVPDFTVPATGDRDVTLSELKGKNVVLYFYPKDSTPGCTREGQDFRALHEQFKRANTMVFGVSRDSLKSHENFKAKQDFPFELLSDTEETLCQMFDVIKMKNMYGKQVRGIERSTFLIDAEGVLRQEWRKVKVDGHAQSVLDAVKAL, from the coding sequence ATGAGCACTGTGACAGTGGGACAGGCCGTGCCCGATTTTACCGTGCCGGCGACGGGAGACCGGGACGTCACGCTTTCTGAACTGAAGGGAAAGAACGTGGTGCTGTATTTTTACCCCAAGGACAGCACCCCGGGCTGTACCCGGGAGGGCCAGGACTTCCGCGCCCTGCACGAACAATTTAAACGAGCGAACACCATGGTGTTCGGCGTCTCCCGCGACAGCCTCAAATCACACGAAAACTTCAAAGCGAAACAGGACTTTCCTTTTGAACTGCTGTCTGACACCGAGGAAACGCTGTGTCAGATGTTCGATGTCATCAAAATGAAAAACATGTACGGCAAACAAGTGCGGGGCATCGAGCGCAGCACTTTTCTGATCGACGCCGAGGGCGTGCTGCGGCAGGAATGGCGCAAGGTCAAAGTGGACGGTCATGCCCAAAGCGTGCTGGATGCGGTCAAAGCCCTCTGA
- the bamC gene encoding outer membrane protein assembly factor BamC: MPCVGRASYKHPESPLLIMLRVLLVLCCALAAAVSLNACSNKEDDLYLKAKPLPPLEVPPDLVSPRSDPDLAVPRVAAAGVPGAPPAASVQRDGSRRWLVAVGASAEILSRLKAFLEQSGWTVERFDRVEGIVTTAWRPASDPALRTIRRHRLRWLVEAGRVADTSEIYLVHESLQREAGASEEAWRAGESDPLLEAQWLDRFKTYLSGSPAFPGR, encoded by the coding sequence ATGCCATGCGTCGGGCGGGCGTCCTATAAACATCCAGAAAGTCCCCTTTTGATTATGCTTCGAGTCCTGTTGGTTCTGTGTTGTGCGCTGGCGGCAGCCGTGTCCTTGAATGCGTGCAGCAACAAAGAAGATGACCTCTACCTCAAAGCCAAGCCCCTGCCGCCCCTGGAAGTGCCACCGGATTTGGTCTCGCCCCGCAGCGACCCCGATCTCGCCGTGCCCCGCGTCGCCGCGGCGGGCGTCCCCGGCGCGCCCCCCGCAGCGTCTGTTCAGCGCGATGGCAGCCGCCGCTGGCTGGTCGCCGTCGGCGCGTCGGCGGAGATCTTGTCCCGCCTGAAAGCCTTTTTGGAACAATCAGGCTGGACCGTGGAGCGTTTCGACCGGGTGGAAGGCATTGTTACCACCGCCTGGCGGCCGGCGTCGGACCCGGCCCTGCGCACGATCCGGCGCCACCGTTTGCGGTGGCTGGTGGAAGCGGGACGGGTGGCAGACACCAGCGAGATTTATCTCGTCCATGAGAGTTTGCAGCGGGAAGCGGGTGCCTCAGAGGAGGCGTGGCGGGCGGGTGAGTCTGATCCCCTGCTCGAAGCCCAGTGGCTGGACCGGTTCAA
- a CDS encoding 4-hydroxy-tetrahydrodipicolinate synthase: MFHGSMVALVTPMKADDSLDFEALERLLAWHIEQGTDAVVAVGTTGESATLDEKEHCRVIREVVRMVAGRIPVIAGTGANSTREAISLTRCALEGGADACLLVTPYYNKPTQEGLYRHYLAVAEAVPIPQILYNVPGRTAVDMLPETVERLSHVPNIVGIKEATGSLERARAVLERCGGRLDLYSGDDAIAREMILAGAKGVISVSANLAPRAMHEMCAAALAGDRSRAEALDRSLGGLHQGLFVESNPIPVKWALAELGRIAPGIRLPLTPLSETCHDTVRDAMRRAGVL, encoded by the coding sequence ATGTTTCACGGCAGCATGGTGGCTTTGGTGACACCCATGAAGGCCGACGACAGTCTGGATTTCGAGGCGCTGGAGCGTCTGCTGGCCTGGCATATCGAACAGGGCACTGACGCGGTGGTGGCCGTGGGCACCACCGGCGAATCCGCCACCCTGGATGAAAAAGAGCATTGCCGGGTGATCCGGGAGGTGGTGCGCATGGTGGCCGGACGCATCCCGGTGATTGCCGGCACAGGAGCCAATTCCACCCGCGAGGCCATCAGCCTGACCCGTTGCGCTCTGGAAGGGGGGGCGGATGCCTGCCTGCTGGTGACGCCTTACTACAACAAGCCGACCCAGGAGGGGCTCTACCGCCACTATCTGGCCGTGGCTGAGGCGGTGCCCATTCCCCAGATCCTTTACAACGTTCCCGGCCGCACTGCCGTGGATATGCTGCCGGAGACGGTGGAGCGCCTGTCCCACGTTCCCAATATCGTCGGCATCAAAGAAGCCACGGGCAGCCTGGAGCGGGCCCGCGCCGTGTTGGAACGCTGCGGCGGGCGGTTGGATCTGTACAGCGGTGATGACGCCATCGCCCGGGAGATGATCCTGGCTGGTGCCAAGGGGGTGATTTCCGTCAGTGCCAATCTCGCCCCCCGGGCCATGCATGAGATGTGCGCCGCTGCCCTGGCCGGGGACCGGTCCCGGGCCGAGGCCCTGGACCGGTCCCTTGGCGGTCTGCACCAGGGCTTGTTTGTGGAGTCCAACCCCATTCCCGTCAAATGGGCGCTGGCGGAGCTGGGCAGGATCGCGCCGGGTATCCGCCTGCCCCTCACGCCGCTGTCCGAGACGTGTCACGACACTGTCCGCGATGCCATGCGTCGGGCGGGCGTCCTATAA